A window of Treponema sp. J25 contains these coding sequences:
- a CDS encoding alpha/beta hydrolase-fold protein, whose translation MIKEKYFSKTTGVDRYCNVYLPPDYVPTKKYPIIYVLHGIGGTEDEWILYGSPKEIVDNLINQKLIQPVILVFPNGRAMNPDSVPQDMFNPTAQAAFANFENDLFKDLIPFIENKYSVYGVRDYRGICGLSMGGGQALNIGLGNPDMFAWVGAFSPAPNTDVNKFKVDSPKKQLIWILCGESDYLLSVSEKAHQFLLDKKIPHIYKTMQGAHDWPVWKEGLRSFLQEIFR comes from the coding sequence ATGATAAAAGAAAAATATTTTTCTAAAACCACAGGGGTTGATAGATATTGCAATGTGTATTTGCCCCCTGATTATGTTCCTACAAAAAAATATCCCATAATCTATGTGTTGCATGGCATTGGTGGAACGGAGGACGAGTGGATTCTGTATGGTTCTCCGAAAGAAATAGTGGATAACCTTATCAATCAAAAATTAATTCAACCGGTAATCCTGGTGTTCCCTAATGGCCGGGCCATGAATCCCGATTCGGTTCCTCAGGATATGTTTAATCCCACAGCGCAGGCAGCCTTTGCCAATTTTGAAAATGACCTCTTTAAGGATCTTATCCCATTTATCGAAAATAAATACTCTGTGTATGGGGTGCGGGATTACCGGGGCATATGCGGTCTTTCGATGGGAGGGGGACAGGCCTTAAATATTGGCCTGGGTAACCCTGATATGTTTGCATGGGTAGGAGCCTTTTCTCCTGCCCCGAATACGGATGTGAATAAATTTAAAGTGGATAGTCCCAAGAAACAACTCATATGGATTTTATGCGGTGAATCGGATTATTTGCTTTCTGTTTCAGAAAAAGCTCATCAATTTTTGTTGGATAAAAAAATCCCTCATATATATAAGACTATGCAGGGAGCCCATGATTGGCCGGTCTGGAAAGAGGGTCTGCGATCCTTTCTACAGGAAATATTTAGATAG
- a CDS encoding carbohydrate ABC transporter permease, whose protein sequence is VSVARTVLSTVGNIFLTSMLAYALSRKEYVLRKQYTFILILSMYVSAGLIPYYFLIRSLGLINSFWVYVIPGLVNAFNFIVIRTYIGTIPDSLVESARIDGAGDFRIFLRIVFPLITPVLATVALFVAVGNWNAWFDTMIFASGRQELSTLQYELMKFLASSQNQARSAADVGAMGMAKDYAASIVTPASIRAAITVVAAAPILVIYPFLQRYFVIGLTVGGVKE, encoded by the coding sequence GTGTCGGTGGCACGGACGGTGTTGTCCACGGTGGGGAACATTTTCTTGACGAGTATGCTGGCCTATGCGCTGAGCCGGAAGGAATACGTGCTGCGCAAGCAGTATACGTTTATTTTGATTCTGTCGATGTACGTGAGTGCGGGGTTAATACCGTACTACTTTTTGATTCGGAGTCTGGGGCTCATCAATAGCTTCTGGGTGTATGTGATTCCCGGGCTGGTGAATGCCTTTAACTTTATAGTGATCCGGACCTACATCGGGACGATTCCGGATAGTCTTGTGGAATCGGCGCGGATTGATGGGGCGGGGGATTTCCGGATTTTTTTGCGGATAGTGTTTCCGCTGATTACGCCGGTATTGGCGACGGTGGCCCTATTTGTGGCGGTAGGGAACTGGAACGCCTGGTTTGATACGATGATCTTTGCGTCGGGGCGGCAGGAACTGTCGACGTTGCAGTATGAGCTGATGAAGTTCCTTGCCTCGAGTCAGAACCAGGCGCGGAGTGCGGCCGATGTCGGGGCCATGGGGATGGCCAAGGACTATGCCGCCAGCATTGTGACCCCCGCCAGTATTCGGGCGGCCATCACTGTGGTTGCGGCGGCCCCTATCCTGGTAATCTACCCCTTCCTGCAGCGGTACTTCGTCATCGGTCTTACCGTCGGTGGGGTAAAAGAATAA